The Bacteroidales bacterium genome contains a region encoding:
- a CDS encoding sensor histidine kinase, with translation MQSFFLRLSVVIIFHLLFKQGDQTFSGAFEPSLRSLVFSLYFVIYWMLFWKVCSLIYNKLVRNSQDKRIWYRRLFLVTMVMLLLVIAGSMIFSYGYALMDDLFGIVSTDDVPFLNPALFGSFDILKSIKINPELLFGFILFFILVYGAHIFITSVKNMKELEVAAAQQKKESITAQYTALKNQVDPHFFFNSLSVLSSLIYEDTELSAAYISHLAKHYRYILETNTDNVVIVEKELEILDSYYFLIKIRYQDLINLIVKLTAQTRSGCRILPHSLLMLAENAVKHNVFTKENLLVVEILEDEEYIIVRNNISRRKLLQESTGIGLKNIRKRYALESNKEVLIEESGNYFVVKLPKLS, from the coding sequence ATGCAAAGCTTTTTCCTTCGCCTTTCAGTAGTAATAATATTTCATTTACTATTCAAACAGGGCGATCAGACATTTTCAGGTGCGTTTGAACCAAGCCTAAGAAGTCTGGTATTCAGCCTATATTTTGTTATTTACTGGATGCTTTTCTGGAAAGTCTGCAGCTTGATCTACAACAAGCTTGTTAGAAATTCACAGGACAAGAGAATATGGTACCGCAGGCTTTTTCTAGTAACTATGGTCATGTTGCTACTTGTCATTGCAGGATCGATGATCTTTAGCTATGGATATGCTTTGATGGACGACCTATTCGGAATTGTAAGCACAGATGATGTGCCATTTTTAAATCCGGCCTTATTTGGCTCATTTGATATTTTAAAATCAATCAAAATAAATCCCGAATTACTTTTTGGATTCATATTGTTTTTCATACTGGTATATGGAGCTCATATTTTTATTACTTCAGTAAAGAATATGAAAGAATTGGAGGTTGCAGCGGCTCAGCAGAAGAAGGAGAGTATTACTGCCCAATATACAGCGCTTAAAAATCAGGTTGATCCTCACTTCTTCTTTAACAGTTTAAGTGTACTGTCATCATTGATTTATGAAGATACTGAACTTTCAGCTGCTTATATTTCACATTTGGCGAAACATTATCGTTATATCCTTGAAACAAATACCGATAATGTTGTCATCGTTGAAAAAGAGCTTGAAATACTGGATTCCTACTATTTCCTGATTAAAATCCGTTATCAGGATCTTATCAATTTAATTGTGAAACTGACGGCACAAACCAGATCAGGATGCAGAATACTCCCTCACTCACTTCTGATGCTCGCTGAGAATGCTGTGAAACATAACGTATTTACAAAGGAGAACCTGTTGGTAGTTGAGATCCTTGAAGATGAAGAATATATTATTGTACGCAATAATATAAGCAGACGTAAATTGTTGCAGGAATCAACAGGTATTGGATTGAAAAATATCAGAAAGAGATATGCCCTGGAAAGCAATAAGGAGGTGCTTATAGAGGAATCAGGTAATTATTTTGTTGTAAAACTTCCCAAACTCAGTTGA
- a CDS encoding response regulator transcription factor, which produces MKILIIEDEQRTADLIIRFIKQYDNSYSVLAVIDSVATGMQWFIHNTEMPDLILADIQLTDGTSFDLFDQVNLKLPVIFITAYNEFALNAFRLNSIDYLLKPLNSDDLKKAFDKFIRTKEAYLKVNLKEYNQIISTGQKTYKRRFLVKSGNNYKYLSSDEIAFFFAEDGLVFAGLLKGGRSIVEHSITELSDLLDPEQFFQVNRNTIASIKAINKFSGYFNRRLIMQLLPDNHEVIVSRERVQGFKEWLNK; this is translated from the coding sequence ATGAAGATATTGATTATAGAAGATGAGCAACGCACTGCAGATCTGATCATAAGGTTTATAAAACAATACGATAACTCATATTCTGTACTTGCAGTGATTGATTCGGTTGCAACGGGAATGCAATGGTTTATACACAATACTGAGATGCCAGACCTAATTCTTGCAGATATCCAGCTGACCGACGGAACGTCATTTGATCTTTTTGATCAGGTGAATTTGAAACTTCCTGTGATATTTATAACTGCCTATAACGAATTTGCATTAAATGCCTTCAGGTTGAACAGTATTGATTATTTACTGAAACCATTGAATTCTGATGATCTAAAAAAGGCTTTTGACAAATTTATTAGAACGAAGGAAGCATATCTGAAAGTAAATCTTAAAGAGTATAATCAAATCATTTCGACGGGTCAGAAAACCTATAAGCGGAGGTTTCTTGTAAAGTCGGGCAATAATTACAAATACCTTTCATCAGATGAAATTGCATTTTTCTTTGCTGAAGATGGACTGGTGTTTGCAGGATTACTGAAAGGGGGAAGATCAATTGTAGAACACAGTATTACTGAATTGAGTGATTTACTTGATCCTGAACAGTTTTTTCAGGTAAACCGAAATACCATTGCAAGTATTAAAGCTATTAATAAATTTTCAGGCTATTTTAACCGCCGGCTGATCATGCAACTCCTGCCTGACAATCATGAAGTTATAGTAAGCCGTGAAAGGGTTCAGGGCTTCAAAGAGTGGCTTAATAAATAA